A part of Bacteroidia bacterium genomic DNA contains:
- a CDS encoding serine hydrolase, with protein sequence MKNIILWLVLCTIYILPENLLATGYPIDGYETSGIRRLKRLELVIMGEIKDAYPVPGAQKSICDIQLNLMGERGDSLETLPEVDPQLQKALSAMFPYLNESYSVTLLDITPGKPIRYAQKQQNRGFQPGSVGKLAVATGFFTELAKIYPDSFHTRQALLRTKFVRAGKWAIPNEHTVPFFNPDTKKFFKRTLVEADTFSLYEWLDHMLSVSSNGAASVVWREAMLMRIFGDHYPELTEQEANDYFKNTPKDSLARLSIAVVNEPLRKLGITEDEWRLGRLFTNGGESFVPPMGGSIGTPYGLMKFLVAMERGKVVDDSTSLEIKRLMYMTDRRIRYASSAALKNAAVYFKSGSLYKCKEEEGFKCGKYMGNVDNFMNSVAIVEHPDGTTYMVTLMSNVLRKNSSNDHYALASRIDKLIRTEAKP encoded by the coding sequence ATGAAAAATATTATCCTCTGGCTGGTACTATGTACGATATATATCCTTCCTGAAAACCTTTTGGCAACCGGTTACCCGATTGACGGATACGAAACCTCCGGTATTCGAAGGCTCAAACGCCTGGAACTGGTCATTATGGGAGAAATAAAGGATGCTTATCCGGTACCGGGCGCACAAAAATCTATATGCGACATTCAGCTCAATCTCATGGGCGAAAGAGGGGACAGTCTGGAAACACTGCCAGAAGTTGATCCTCAGCTTCAGAAAGCACTTTCGGCCATGTTTCCTTATTTGAATGAAAGCTATTCTGTTACCCTGCTCGACATCACGCCAGGCAAACCCATCCGTTATGCTCAAAAGCAGCAAAACAGAGGTTTCCAACCCGGAAGTGTAGGCAAACTTGCTGTAGCGACCGGTTTTTTCACCGAACTGGCCAAAATATACCCAGACTCATTTCATACCCGGCAGGCACTTTTAAGAACAAAGTTTGTAAGAGCCGGGAAATGGGCCATTCCCAATGAACATACGGTCCCTTTTTTTAATCCCGATACCAAAAAGTTTTTCAAAAGAACGCTGGTAGAAGCCGATACCTTTTCCCTCTACGAGTGGCTGGACCATATGCTTTCAGTCAGTAGCAACGGGGCGGCGAGTGTTGTATGGAGAGAAGCCATGCTCATGCGGATATTTGGTGATCATTACCCCGAGCTCACAGAGCAAGAAGCCAATGACTATTTCAAAAATACACCCAAAGACAGTCTGGCGAGGTTGTCGATAGCGGTGGTGAATGAGCCGCTGCGCAAGTTGGGAATTACCGAAGATGAATGGAGGTTGGGCCGCTTGTTTACCAATGGAGGGGAAAGTTTTGTTCCGCCGATGGGTGGCAGTATCGGCACACCCTATGGGCTGATGAAGTTTCTGGTGGCCATGGAAAGGGGCAAAGTTGTGGATGACTCCACCAGCCTGGAAATCAAGCGTTTGATGTATATGACTGACCGGAGGATCAGATACGCTTCTTCAGCGGCGCTCAAAAATGCGGCGGTTTATTTTAAATCGGGAAGCTTGTACAAATGCAAGGAAGAGGAGGGATTTAAATGCGGGAAATATATGGGCAATGTTGATAACTTTATGAATTCTGTAGCGATCGTCGAACATCCCGACGGCACGACCTATATGGTTACCCTGATGTCCAATGTCTTGCGAAAAAACTCCAGCAACGACCATTATGCCCTTGCGTCGCGGATTGATAAGCTGATACGTACAGAGGCTAAACCTTGA